Proteins encoded in a region of the Longimicrobium sp. genome:
- a CDS encoding sigma 54-interacting transcriptional regulator: MPASMSAATLDFARRAARNDEPVLLLGETGSGKSHLAAVIHRLSARARGPFHHVNCGAIPDTLFEREMFGHVRGAFTDAKESREGAFEAANGGTLFLDEVGELPLSVQPKLLSVLEERRVRRLGATHDTPVDVRVVTATNADLVAMVAGKQFREDLFHRIAVLRFRVPPLRERKRELPGLVQHLLERRGTGGATPEVTPEAMELIRAHPWPGNVRELDNALRRAVVYAEQEPIAPHHLPEEIRVEAAPAAGVAAAPQRYVAPDDPEVERRMIVEALQAEGGNRTRAARRLGMSRSALWSKIHRHRIT, translated from the coding sequence GTGCCTGCCTCGATGTCGGCCGCTACGCTGGACTTCGCGCGCAGGGCGGCGAGGAACGACGAGCCCGTGCTGCTGCTGGGCGAGACGGGCTCGGGGAAGTCGCACCTGGCGGCGGTGATTCACCGGCTGAGCGCGCGCGCACGCGGGCCCTTCCACCACGTCAACTGCGGCGCCATTCCGGACACTCTCTTTGAGCGGGAGATGTTCGGGCACGTGCGCGGCGCATTCACGGACGCCAAAGAGTCGCGCGAGGGGGCGTTCGAGGCGGCGAACGGCGGCACGCTCTTCCTGGACGAGGTGGGCGAGCTGCCGCTGTCGGTGCAGCCCAAGCTCCTCTCCGTGTTGGAGGAGCGGCGGGTGCGAAGGCTGGGCGCCACGCACGACACCCCCGTGGACGTGCGCGTGGTGACGGCCACCAACGCCGACCTGGTGGCGATGGTGGCGGGCAAGCAGTTCCGTGAGGATCTCTTTCACCGCATCGCCGTGCTGCGCTTTCGCGTGCCGCCGCTGCGCGAACGGAAGCGCGAGCTGCCGGGGCTGGTGCAGCACCTGCTGGAGCGGCGCGGCACCGGCGGCGCCACCCCCGAGGTGACTCCCGAGGCGATGGAGCTGATCCGCGCGCACCCATGGCCCGGCAACGTGCGCGAGCTGGACAACGCGCTGCGCCGGGCGGTGGTGTACGCCGAGCAGGAGCCCATCGCACCGCACCACCTGCCGGAGGAGATCCGCGTTGAGGCGGCGCCCGCGGCCGGGGTGGCAGCGGCGCCGCAGCGCTACGTGGCTCCGGACGATCCCGAGGTGGAGCGGCGGATGATCGTGGAGGCGCTCCAGGCGGAGGGCGGCAACCGCACCCGGGCGGCGCGGCGGCTGGGGATGTCGAGGTCGGCGCTGTGGAGCAAGATCCATCGGCATCGGATCACTTGA
- the fadI gene encoding acetyl-CoA C-acyltransferase FadI, translated as MNGIGRRVAIIDGCRTPFAKSGSDFRDMTSTQLGKIAVRELLSRTELDVELIDHVVYGTVIQSVKEPNIAREVTLGSGIPPRVPSFTVGRACASSNQAITSAAEQIGLGMADVVIAGGAESLTDVPILFSPEFRNALVRASKARTLPERLKAFATLRPKHLGPVTPAIAEPTTGMTMGESAEQMAQQNGITREEQDRWALRSHQLAAAATADGRLTAEIAPAYIPPKYDKVLQEDNGIRADTSLEKLSSLRPVFDKRYGTVTAGNASPLTDGASAVLLMSEEKAAALGYKPLGFIRSYAYAALAPNDQLLQGPVYAAPVALDRAGLTIKDIALLEIHEAFAAQVLSNLQWFDSDKIARERLGRDKAIGIPPEDRINVMGGSIAIGHPFGATGGRITVTLLNELRRRGEQFGMISVCAAGAMGFVMIVEAAPN; from the coding sequence ATGAACGGAATCGGGCGCAGGGTCGCCATCATCGACGGGTGCCGGACGCCCTTTGCGAAGTCGGGGAGCGACTTCAGGGACATGACCTCCACCCAGCTCGGCAAGATCGCCGTGCGCGAGCTGCTGTCGCGCACCGAGCTGGACGTGGAGCTGATCGACCACGTGGTGTACGGCACCGTCATCCAGTCGGTGAAGGAGCCGAACATCGCGCGCGAGGTCACGCTCGGCTCGGGGATTCCGCCGCGGGTGCCGTCGTTCACGGTGGGGCGCGCCTGCGCGTCGTCCAACCAGGCGATCACCTCGGCGGCGGAGCAGATCGGGCTGGGGATGGCGGACGTGGTGATCGCCGGCGGCGCGGAGTCGCTGACCGACGTGCCGATCCTCTTCTCCCCCGAGTTCCGCAACGCGCTGGTGAGGGCGTCCAAGGCCCGCACCCTGCCGGAGCGGCTGAAGGCGTTCGCCACGCTGCGCCCCAAGCACCTGGGGCCGGTCACCCCCGCCATCGCCGAGCCGACGACGGGGATGACGATGGGCGAGTCGGCCGAGCAGATGGCGCAGCAGAACGGGATCACGCGCGAGGAGCAGGACCGCTGGGCGCTGCGCTCTCACCAGCTGGCCGCCGCGGCGACGGCGGACGGGCGGCTGACGGCCGAGATCGCGCCGGCGTACATCCCCCCGAAGTACGACAAGGTGCTGCAGGAGGACAACGGCATCCGCGCGGACACTTCGCTGGAGAAGCTGTCGTCGCTGCGGCCGGTGTTCGACAAGCGCTACGGCACGGTGACGGCCGGCAACGCGTCGCCGCTGACGGACGGGGCTTCGGCGGTGCTGCTGATGAGCGAGGAGAAGGCGGCCGCGCTGGGGTACAAGCCGCTGGGCTTCATCCGCAGCTACGCGTACGCCGCGCTGGCCCCCAACGACCAGCTGCTGCAGGGGCCCGTGTACGCGGCGCCGGTGGCGCTGGACCGCGCGGGGCTCACCATCAAGGACATCGCCCTGCTGGAGATCCACGAGGCGTTCGCGGCGCAGGTGCTCTCCAACCTGCAGTGGTTCGACTCGGACAAGATCGCGCGCGAGCGGCTGGGGCGCGACAAGGCGATCGGCATTCCGCCCGAGGACCGCATCAACGTGATGGGCGGCTCCATCGCCATCGGGCACCCGTTCGGCGCCACGGGCGGGCGCATCACGGTTACGCTGCTCAACGAGCTGCGCCGGCGCGGCGAGCAGTTCGGGATGATCAGCGTGTGCGCCGCCGGCGCCATGGGCTTCGTGATGATCGTGGAGGCCGCGCCGAATTGA